One Aliiroseovarius sediminilitoris DNA window includes the following coding sequences:
- a CDS encoding S49 family peptidase, which translates to MTTYIPFIKKPPLVAVIRLSGVIASGARGQLNDAVLAPVIERAFRKGKPQAVALVINSPGGSPVQSSLIAARIRRLAAEKEIPVYAFVEDVAASGGYWLATAADEIYADESSILGSIGVISAGFGLTGLIEKIGVERRVYTAGKSKSMLDPFQPEKPADIKRLKALQMDIHEAFKAQVASRRKGKLAEDEDLFTGDIWLGHAAIEKGLADGIGHVVPKMKEKFGDKVRFRVHGPRRPFISRFGLQLGSDAITAIEERAEFARFGL; encoded by the coding sequence ATGACAACCTATATACCGTTCATCAAGAAGCCGCCGCTGGTTGCGGTGATCCGCCTGTCTGGCGTGATTGCGTCAGGCGCGCGGGGGCAATTGAATGACGCAGTCCTTGCCCCGGTGATCGAACGCGCCTTTCGCAAAGGAAAACCACAGGCCGTCGCATTGGTGATAAACTCTCCGGGTGGCAGCCCCGTGCAATCCAGCCTGATCGCGGCCCGCATTCGTCGTCTGGCCGCCGAGAAAGAAATTCCCGTCTATGCCTTTGTCGAAGATGTTGCGGCATCGGGTGGATATTGGCTGGCGACGGCGGCGGATGAGATTTACGCCGACGAAAGTTCGATCCTCGGGTCCATCGGCGTGATTTCGGCTGGGTTTGGCCTGACGGGATTGATTGAAAAAATCGGGGTCGAGCGGCGGGTCTATACCGCGGGAAAATCGAAATCCATGCTGGACCCGTTCCAACCGGAAAAGCCCGCCGACATCAAACGCCTGAAGGCGTTGCAAATGGATATTCACGAGGCGTTCAAAGCGCAAGTCGCATCCCGTCGGAAAGGCAAGCTGGCCGAAGATGAAGATTTGTTCACTGGTGACATCTGGCTGGGCCATGCCGCGATCGAGAAAGGTCTGGCTGATGGGATCGGGCATGTGGTGCCCAAGATGAAAGAGAAATTCGGCGACAAGGTGCGGTTTCGCGTCCACGGCCCGCGCCGCCCGTTCATCAGCCGGTTTGGATTGCAACTGGGGTCAGACGCGATCACGGCGATAGAGGAGCGGGCGGAATTCGCGCGCTTTGGTCTTTGA
- the truA gene encoding tRNA pseudouridine(38-40) synthase TruA — MPRYVLKIEYHGAGFAGWQRQKEHPSVQGTIEAALAKLEPGDHKIAAAGRTDAGVHGLAQVAHCDLVKDWDAFRLSEALNFHLRGQSVAIVDCAQVADDFHARFSALERRYLYRLISRRAPLTHDRGLAWHIKHKLDANAMQVGADRLLGRHDFTTFRSSICQAESPIKTLDQLRVEELRLPHGTEYRFHVRARSFLHNQVRSFVGTLERVGVGAWTPDEVSRALKARDRAACGPVSPPGGLYLAGVTYPEDPFA, encoded by the coding sequence ATGCCCAGATACGTTTTGAAGATCGAATATCACGGCGCAGGTTTTGCCGGTTGGCAGCGCCAGAAAGAGCACCCTTCGGTTCAGGGAACGATCGAGGCTGCGTTGGCGAAACTCGAACCCGGCGATCACAAAATCGCGGCGGCTGGGCGCACCGATGCGGGCGTTCATGGTCTGGCGCAGGTGGCGCATTGCGATCTGGTAAAGGATTGGGATGCGTTTCGACTGTCCGAGGCATTGAACTTCCACCTGAGAGGCCAAAGTGTTGCGATTGTGGATTGCGCGCAGGTGGCCGACGATTTCCACGCGCGATTCTCGGCGCTGGAGCGTCGGTATCTGTACCGTTTGATATCCCGCCGCGCACCCCTGACCCATGATCGCGGTCTGGCCTGGCACATCAAGCACAAGTTGGACGCGAACGCCATGCAAGTCGGCGCAGACCGCCTGTTGGGGCGGCATGACTTCACAACCTTCCGGTCGTCGATCTGTCAGGCCGAAAGCCCGATCAAGACGCTGGACCAGCTTCGGGTCGAGGAGCTTCGCCTGCCCCATGGCACCGAATACCGTTTCCACGTGCGCGCCCGGTCTTTTTTGCACAATCAGGTCCGCAGCTTCGTCGGAACGCTGGAACGTGTGGGTGTCGGGGCCTGGACACCGGACGAGGTCAGCCGCGCACTCAAGGCACGAGATCGCGCCGCTTGTGGTCCGGTTAGCCCCCCGGGCGGTCTTTATCTGGCTGGCGTGACCTATCCGGAAGACCCGTTCGCCTGA
- a CDS encoding GNAT family N-acetyltransferase, whose protein sequence is MKILPATPADAPAIANILTGWIAATPWIPRVHSRRSEKEFARILVDRGWTKVARDRGRALGFLARDGAEVHALYLSPAARGQGIGKALLDEAKAVCPELSLYAFQANEGACRFYRREGFSEEFRTDGAGNDEHLPDIRFRWRAA, encoded by the coding sequence ATGAAAATCTTGCCCGCGACGCCGGCCGATGCCCCCGCGATAGCAAATATTCTGACAGGGTGGATCGCCGCAACCCCATGGATACCACGCGTCCATTCCCGCCGTTCGGAAAAAGAATTCGCGCGGATATTGGTGGATCGTGGCTGGACCAAAGTGGCACGCGACCGGGGGCGCGCGCTTGGATTTCTGGCTCGTGACGGGGCCGAAGTGCATGCGCTTTACCTGTCCCCCGCCGCGCGTGGGCAAGGGATTGGCAAGGCCCTGCTGGACGAAGCGAAGGCCGTTTGCCCCGAGCTTTCGCTCTACGCCTTTCAGGCGAACGAAGGCGCGTGTCGGTTTTACCGGCGCGAAGGTTTCTCCGAAGAGTTTCGCACCGATGGGGCTGGCAACGACGAACATTTGCCAGACATTCGCTTTCGTTGGAGGGCTGCGTGA
- the ileS gene encoding isoleucine--tRNA ligase — MCADTPEYKDTLTLPVTDFPMRAGLPKREPEWLARWEKIGVYDRLREKEGRTPFVLHDGPPYANGHLHIGHALNKTIKDMIVRSHQMMGFDSRYVPGWDCHGLPIEWKIEEQYRKKGRDKDAVDVVDFRQECRKFAAGWIDIQREEFKRLGITGNWADPYLTMDFHAERVIAEEFMKFLMNGTLYQGSKPVMWSPVEKTALAEAEVEYHDKESFTIWVKFKVTDFSLPDMVLSDEEETDETRGAVALAKDAAAHDFIGAHVVIWTTTPWTIPSNKAVVFGETFEYGLYEVTDCPDECWAAKGDRFILADKLAADVMARARLEPGKYRRVRNVTPAQLSGMTLHHPLAGAEGANGEWDAARDFRAADFVTDEEGTGFVHCAPSHGMEEFELYRDLGMLDQVITYNVMDDGSFRADLPFFGGTYILNRKGGEGDANKTVIDKLASVGGLLARGKIKHSYPHSWRSKAPIIYRNTPQWFVSVDREVGDGQDEMGKTIRTRALNSIDQLVKWWPQTGRNRLYSMIEARPDWVLSRQRAWGVPLTCFVKKGALPTDPDYLLRDPAVNARVAESFEAEGADAWYKDGAKERFIGDAASPDDYEQVFDVLDVWFDSGSTHAFVLRDREDGTPDGIADVYMEGTDQHRGWFHSSLLQACGTKGRAPYKNVVTHGFTLDEKGMKMSKSLGNTIVPEQVVKQYGADILRLWVAQTDYTVDQRIGPEILKGVADSYRRLRNTMRFMLGNLHEFDEAERVDATDMPELERWVLHRLAELDHVVREGYKTFDFQGVFSAVFNFATVDLSSFYFDIRKDALYCDGADSRNRRAARTVLDILFHRLTTWLAPVLVFTMEDVWLERFPGDDSSVHLVDFPDTPADWLDEPLAAKWSGIRKARRVVTAALEVQRRDKVIGASLEAAPVVHVRDKDILAALKSVNFADIAITSSVSLTNDPLPSEAFRLPEVEGVGVVFEKASGEKCQRCWKILPDVGSHDHAGTCGRCDKALG, encoded by the coding sequence ATGTGTGCCGACACCCCTGAATACAAAGACACCCTGACGCTTCCCGTCACCGATTTTCCCATGCGCGCGGGCCTGCCCAAGCGCGAGCCTGAATGGCTGGCCCGTTGGGAAAAAATCGGCGTCTATGATCGCCTGCGCGAAAAAGAAGGGCGCACACCGTTTGTGCTGCACGATGGGCCCCCTTACGCCAATGGGCACCTGCATATCGGTCACGCGCTGAACAAGACAATCAAGGATATGATCGTGCGGTCGCACCAGATGATGGGGTTTGACAGCCGTTACGTGCCGGGCTGGGATTGCCACGGCCTGCCCATCGAATGGAAGATCGAAGAGCAATACCGCAAGAAGGGCCGCGACAAGGACGCGGTCGATGTGGTCGATTTCCGTCAGGAATGCCGCAAGTTTGCTGCTGGCTGGATCGACATCCAGCGCGAGGAATTCAAACGTCTGGGTATCACCGGCAACTGGGCCGACCCCTATCTGACGATGGATTTCCACGCCGAACGCGTGATCGCCGAAGAATTCATGAAGTTCCTGATGAACGGCACACTCTATCAGGGATCGAAACCCGTGATGTGGTCGCCGGTCGAAAAGACTGCGCTGGCCGAGGCCGAGGTGGAATACCACGACAAGGAAAGTTTCACCATCTGGGTGAAGTTCAAGGTCACGGATTTCAGCCTGCCCGATATGGTCCTGTCCGACGAAGAGGAAACCGACGAAACCCGCGGGGCGGTTGCTCTGGCCAAAGACGCGGCTGCGCACGATTTTATCGGCGCGCATGTGGTGATCTGGACGACGACCCCATGGACCATCCCGTCCAACAAGGCCGTCGTGTTTGGCGAGACCTTCGAATACGGGCTATACGAAGTCACCGATTGCCCGGATGAGTGCTGGGCCGCCAAGGGCGACCGGTTCATCCTTGCCGACAAGCTGGCCGCGGATGTGATGGCGCGAGCGCGGCTGGAACCCGGGAAGTATCGCCGCGTGCGTAACGTGACGCCCGCGCAATTGTCAGGCATGACGCTGCACCACCCGCTGGCCGGTGCAGAAGGCGCCAATGGGGAATGGGACGCTGCCCGTGACTTCCGCGCCGCCGATTTCGTGACGGACGAGGAAGGCACCGGGTTTGTCCACTGTGCTCCGTCCCACGGGATGGAAGAATTCGAACTGTATCGCGATCTGGGGATGCTGGATCAGGTCATCACCTATAACGTGATGGACGACGGATCATTCCGCGCGGACCTGCCCTTCTTTGGCGGCACCTACATCCTGAACCGCAAGGGCGGCGAGGGCGATGCAAACAAGACGGTGATCGACAAGCTCGCCTCCGTTGGGGGGCTGCTGGCCCGTGGTAAGATCAAGCATTCCTATCCGCATTCATGGCGGTCGAAAGCGCCGATCATCTATCGCAACACGCCGCAGTGGTTTGTGTCTGTGGATCGCGAAGTCGGCGACGGGCAGGACGAGATGGGCAAGACCATCCGCACGCGCGCCCTGAACTCGATCGACCAATTGGTGAAATGGTGGCCGCAGACCGGACGCAACCGGCTTTATTCGATGATCGAGGCGCGGCCCGATTGGGTTCTGTCGCGTCAACGCGCCTGGGGTGTGCCGCTGACCTGTTTCGTGAAGAAAGGCGCGCTGCCGACCGATCCGGACTATCTTCTGCGTGATCCCGCAGTTAATGCCCGTGTGGCTGAATCCTTCGAGGCGGAAGGTGCGGATGCGTGGTATAAGGACGGTGCCAAGGAACGCTTCATCGGCGATGCGGCCAGCCCGGATGACTATGAGCAGGTGTTCGATGTGCTGGACGTGTGGTTCGACAGTGGTTCGACACATGCGTTTGTTCTGCGCGACCGTGAAGACGGTACGCCGGACGGGATCGCGGATGTCTATATGGAAGGCACCGACCAGCACCGCGGGTGGTTCCACTCGTCGCTTTTGCAAGCTTGCGGCACCAAGGGGCGCGCGCCTTACAAGAACGTCGTGACCCACGGCTTCACCCTGGACGAGAAGGGCATGAAGATGTCCAAGTCTCTGGGCAACACCATCGTGCCGGAACAGGTCGTGAAGCAATATGGCGCGGACATCCTGCGCCTGTGGGTGGCCCAGACGGATTATACGGTCGACCAGCGGATCGGGCCGGAAATCCTGAAAGGGGTTGCCGACAGCTATCGCCGCTTGCGAAACACAATGCGCTTCATGCTGGGCAATCTGCATGAGTTTGACGAAGCCGAGCGTGTGGACGCAACCGACATGCCCGAGCTGGAACGCTGGGTGTTGCATCGTCTGGCAGAACTCGATCACGTTGTGCGCGAAGGGTACAAGACCTTTGATTTCCAAGGTGTGTTCTCGGCCGTGTTCAATTTCGCGACCGTCGATCTGTCGAGCTTCTATTTTGATATCCGCAAGGACGCGCTGTATTGCGACGGGGCGGACAGCCGGAACCGCCGCGCCGCGCGCACGGTGCTGGACATCCTGTTCCATCGTTTGACCACCTGGCTTGCGCCGGTGCTGGTCTTCACGATGGAAGATGTGTGGCTGGAGCGGTTCCCGGGTGATGACAGCTCGGTCCATCTGGTCGATTTCCCCGACACGCCTGCCGATTGGCTGGACGAGCCATTGGCCGCGAAATGGTCGGGTATCCGCAAGGCGCGCCGTGTGGTGACTGCTGCGCTGGAAGTGCAGCGGCGCGACAAGGTGATCGGGGCGTCACTGGAGGCCGCGCCGGTGGTTCATGTGCGCGACAAGGACATCCTGGCCGCGCTGAAATCTGTGAACTTCGCGGATATTGCAATCACCTCGTCTGTGTCGCTGACAAACGACCCGCTACCATCGGAAGCCTTCCGCCTGCCAGAGGTCGAGGGCGTGGGCGTTGTGTTCGAAAAAGCGTCCGGCGAGAAATGCCAGCGTTGCTGGAAAATCCTGCCGGATGTGGGCAGCCATGACCACGCGGGCACCTGTGGTCGCTGTGACAAGGCGCTGGGCTGA
- a CDS encoding ABC transporter permease, which yields MNWNAIAAIYRFEMARTFRTLMQSIVSPVLSTSLYFVVFGAAIGSRIDQVEGVSYGAFIVPGLIMLTVLTQSTTNASFGIYFPKFIGTVYELLSAPISFFEIVIGYVGAAATKAFMIGLIILATAHFFVDLTIAHPVWMMAFLVLTCISFALLGFIIGIWAQNFEQLQLVPLLVITPLVFLGGSFYSISMLPPVWQTITLFNPVVYLISGFRWAFFGMADVSLGWSVLAIAVFMTTCLATIGWIFRTGYRLRS from the coding sequence ATGAACTGGAATGCCATTGCCGCAATCTATCGGTTCGAAATGGCGCGGACCTTTCGCACGCTGATGCAGTCCATCGTGTCGCCTGTGTTGTCCACATCGCTTTATTTTGTCGTGTTCGGTGCCGCCATCGGGTCGCGCATTGATCAGGTCGAAGGCGTCAGCTATGGCGCGTTCATCGTGCCCGGTCTGATCATGTTGACCGTCCTGACGCAAAGCACCACCAACGCCTCGTTCGGAATCTATTTTCCCAAATTCATCGGCACTGTTTACGAGCTTTTGTCCGCGCCAATCTCGTTTTTCGAGATTGTCATCGGTTATGTCGGAGCGGCGGCGACCAAGGCCTTCATGATCGGTCTGATCATTCTGGCCACGGCGCATTTCTTTGTCGATCTGACCATCGCCCATCCCGTCTGGATGATGGCGTTTCTGGTGCTGACCTGTATCAGTTTCGCGTTGCTTGGTTTCATCATAGGCATCTGGGCACAGAACTTTGAACAGTTGCAGTTGGTGCCACTGTTGGTCATCACGCCGCTGGTGTTTCTTGGTGGCTCGTTCTATTCGATCTCGATGCTGCCTCCGGTTTGGCAGACCATCACGCTGTTCAATCCTGTCGTCTACCTGATCTCGGGCTTTCGCTGGGCGTTTTTCGGCATGGCGGATGTATCTCTTGGCTGGTCAGTGCTTGCGATTGCAGTTTTCATGACCACATGTCTTGCAACCATCGGCTGGATTTTCCGCACTGGATATCGGTTGCGCAGTTGA
- a CDS encoding YcjF family protein: MSRSEKPRTGPVLIELDDVQTVSPADAPPVPEVAAVDATGAAMQGAISFAGRKRSRLTRWFWSLLLSITGFVLSVAAYDFVTSLIARQPVLGYAALGLIAAFTLVLLIIALKEWVAFARLRRVDTLHHAAEAAVAHNDLAEARVVVEKLKQLYRGRDDLRWGLKRLDEREADAFDVDTLLALTERELLTPLDAAAVKEVEAAARQVAMVTAIVPIALADVVTALTANIRMIRRIAEIYGGRSGVLGGWRLTRAVMAHLVATGAVAVGDDMIGSLAGGGMLSKLSRRFGEGVVNGALTARVGVAALEVCRPLPFGPKKRPGVSGIVKRALTGLFGS; this comes from the coding sequence ATGAGTAGATCGGAAAAACCCAGAACCGGTCCCGTGTTGATCGAATTGGACGATGTGCAGACTGTTTCGCCCGCCGATGCCCCTCCGGTTCCAGAGGTCGCGGCAGTGGATGCCACCGGCGCGGCTATGCAGGGCGCGATCAGTTTTGCTGGGCGCAAACGTTCGCGACTTACACGGTGGTTTTGGTCGCTTCTGCTTTCAATCACCGGGTTCGTCCTGTCGGTGGCGGCGTATGATTTTGTCACCAGCCTGATCGCCCGCCAACCCGTATTGGGCTATGCGGCACTTGGTTTGATTGCCGCCTTCACCCTGGTGCTACTGATCATTGCGCTGAAAGAATGGGTGGCGTTTGCCCGGCTGCGTCGCGTCGACACGCTGCATCATGCCGCCGAAGCCGCCGTGGCCCATAATGACTTGGCCGAAGCGCGTGTCGTTGTTGAGAAACTCAAGCAGCTTTACCGCGGTCGCGATGATCTTCGCTGGGGCTTGAAGCGTCTTGACGAACGCGAAGCGGATGCGTTCGATGTGGACACATTGCTTGCATTGACCGAACGCGAACTATTGACCCCGCTTGACGCCGCCGCGGTCAAAGAGGTCGAAGCCGCCGCCCGTCAGGTGGCCATGGTCACGGCGATCGTGCCAATAGCCCTTGCAGATGTTGTCACGGCCTTGACGGCCAATATCCGCATGATCCGCCGTATCGCGGAAATATATGGTGGCCGGTCCGGCGTGTTGGGCGGCTGGCGGCTGACTCGTGCGGTGATGGCGCATCTTGTGGCGACAGGCGCTGTGGCCGTCGGCGATGACATGATCGGATCGCTGGCCGGGGGCGGGATGCTGTCAAAACTCAGTCGCCGTTTCGGCGAAGGCGTGGTCAACGGGGCGTTGACCGCCCGCGTGGGTGTGGCAGCCCTTGAGGTCTGCCGCCCGCTTCCCTTCGGCCCAAAGAAACGCCCCGGCGTGTCGGGTATCGTTAAGCGCGCATTGACGGGTTTGTTCGGAAGCTGA
- a CDS encoding methylated-DNA--[protein]-cysteine S-methyltransferase: protein MTVAVVDSPVGRLGLVEEAGVIVRLVWNAEPDGVLTPVLAEAQQQLNAYFDHRLTRFELPTRVAGSDFQRAVCDVMADIPYGETLTYGDIAKLTGNSAQAVGNACGANPIPIIIPCHRVMGAGGKLVGFSGAGGVETKVQLLRLEGAAGLLI from the coding sequence ATGACAGTTGCAGTGGTCGATAGCCCGGTCGGGCGTTTGGGATTGGTCGAGGAAGCAGGGGTCATCGTCCGGCTGGTTTGGAATGCTGAACCGGATGGCGTGTTGACACCCGTGCTTGCAGAGGCACAGCAGCAACTCAACGCATATTTCGATCATCGGTTAACGCGGTTTGAACTTCCAACACGCGTCGCGGGCAGCGACTTTCAACGCGCTGTTTGCGATGTCATGGCGGACATCCCTTATGGTGAAACTCTGACCTATGGCGACATTGCAAAGCTGACCGGCAACTCGGCGCAAGCGGTTGGAAATGCGTGTGGCGCCAATCCGATCCCGATCATCATCCCTTGCCATCGCGTGATGGGCGCAGGCGGCAAACTGGTTGGATTTTCCGGTGCGGGCGGGGTCGAGACAAAAGTTCAGCTTTTGCGCCTTGAAGGCGCTGCCGGGTTGCTTATCTGA
- a CDS encoding ABC transporter ATP-binding protein, with the protein MTKILNVSGVTKTYEGGHEALKGVDLEIDEGEILALLGPNGAGKTTLISIICGIATATSGTITVGGFDHVKDYRAARNLIGLVPQEINLEPFETVMNTVRFSRGLFGRPRDDARIEEILKLLSLHDKKDNRIMTLSGGMKRRVLIAKALCHDPQVLFLDEPTAGVDVELRKDMWDIVAKLKQTGVTVILTTHYIEEAEAMADRIAVISKGEILLVEDKDALIKRLGQKELLIELDTPIDTVPETLADYPLTVSGEGGLVYSYDAQAGSTGITGLLADLRDAGLHMSDLSTRQSSLEDIFVDLVREDAA; encoded by the coding sequence ATGACCAAGATCCTGAACGTCAGCGGCGTGACCAAGACCTATGAGGGCGGTCATGAAGCCCTGAAAGGTGTTGATCTTGAGATCGACGAGGGCGAGATTCTTGCCCTGCTTGGCCCCAATGGCGCTGGCAAGACGACGCTGATCTCGATCATTTGCGGAATTGCGACGGCAACTTCTGGCACGATCACAGTGGGTGGGTTCGATCACGTGAAAGATTACCGCGCCGCCCGCAATCTGATTGGACTGGTGCCACAGGAAATCAATCTGGAACCGTTCGAGACAGTGATGAACACGGTGCGCTTTTCGCGCGGATTGTTTGGACGACCGCGCGATGATGCACGAATTGAAGAAATCCTGAAACTGCTCAGCCTGCATGACAAGAAGGACAACCGTATCATGACGCTGTCCGGCGGCATGAAGCGGCGCGTATTGATCGCGAAGGCGTTGTGCCACGATCCCCAGGTCCTGTTTCTGGATGAACCCACCGCAGGCGTTGATGTCGAGTTGCGCAAGGACATGTGGGACATCGTCGCCAAGCTGAAACAAACCGGAGTGACCGTTATCCTGACCACCCATTACATTGAAGAAGCCGAAGCGATGGCCGATCGGATCGCGGTGATCTCGAAAGGGGAAATTCTGTTGGTCGAAGACAAGGATGCGCTGATCAAGCGCCTGGGTCAGAAGGAGCTTCTGATTGAATTGGATACCCCGATTGATACCGTGCCTGAGACATTGGCTGACTATCCCCTGACCGTGTCGGGCGAAGGTGGGTTGGTTTACAGCTATGATGCGCAGGCGGGCAGCACCGGGATTACCGGCCTGCTTGCGGACCTGCGCGACGCCGGGCTGCATATGTCGGACCTGTCCACGCGCCAAAGCTCGCTTGAGGATATTTTTGTGGATCTGGTAAGGGAGGACGCCGCATGA
- a CDS encoding group III truncated hemoglobin yields the protein MAQTASKPNPLRLFDITPDQIDRVLAEFYAQIRRHPQLGPVFNGHVGTTDAEWAAHIALISRFWRGAILREPGYDGNPMRAHMQAGDVKPAHFNPWLDLFEEVTNELLPPNTARAWIMLAHRIGRGLRMGVEDLSQPAQHVPKLS from the coding sequence ATGGCACAGACAGCTTCAAAGCCAAATCCACTCAGGCTTTTCGATATCACGCCGGATCAGATCGACCGGGTTTTGGCAGAGTTCTATGCGCAGATCCGACGACATCCACAGCTTGGACCGGTTTTCAATGGTCACGTGGGCACGACGGATGCCGAATGGGCGGCGCATATCGCGCTGATTTCAAGGTTCTGGCGCGGGGCCATCCTGCGAGAACCAGGTTACGACGGCAATCCGATGCGGGCACATATGCAAGCCGGAGACGTGAAACCAGCCCATTTCAACCCATGGCTAGACCTGTTTGAAGAGGTCACAAACGAGCTGCTGCCACCAAACACCGCGCGCGCGTGGATCATGCTGGCCCATCGGATCGGCCGCGGATTACGGATGGGTGTCGAAGATCTGTCGCAGCCTGCGCAGCACGTGCCGAAACTAAGCTGA
- a CDS encoding YcjX family GTP-binding protein: protein MDKKTEAPVGLGDIADSITRQIEAIGDATSEALFEPVIRLGVTGLSRAGKTVFITSLVANLMNRGRMSGLLAASEGRIQTAFLQPQPDDTVPRFDFETHLAAMTGPTPHWPDSTRATSELRLSFRVQPSGILGGLRGPRTVHLDIVDYPGEWLLDLALLDLSYTEWAAQVLDRIADRPQAASYLGMVQGIDAAAPLDEMEAKRLAGGFAAYLTSARQDGYSDCTPGRFLLPGDLEGSPVLTFAPILQPGSTPRKSLWREMERRFEAYKSRVVKPFFRDHFAKIDRQIVLVDVLGAIHSGPAALEDLRRAMAEILTAFRPGANAFLSSIFLGRRVERILFAATKADHLHHSQHPRLTAITEALLREARDRADFAGAKTAAMSIAALRTTVEERMEHDGQMLDCVRGRLLDSGKTAAFYPGALPDDPARLLSPARKGAEAWLDADYEVMRFAPAVVSLKPGEGPPHIRLDKAAEFLFGDRL, encoded by the coding sequence ATGGATAAGAAGACGGAGGCACCCGTGGGGCTAGGCGATATCGCAGACAGCATCACCCGACAGATCGAGGCCATAGGCGACGCCACAAGCGAGGCGTTGTTTGAGCCGGTGATCCGTTTGGGGGTTACAGGCCTGTCGCGCGCGGGCAAGACGGTTTTCATCACATCGCTGGTTGCCAACCTGATGAACCGGGGGCGTATGTCCGGGCTTCTGGCCGCGTCTGAAGGGCGCATCCAGACAGCTTTTCTGCAACCGCAACCGGACGATACGGTGCCGCGCTTCGATTTTGAAACTCATCTGGCGGCGATGACGGGGCCGACACCGCACTGGCCGGATTCAACCCGCGCCACGTCCGAACTGCGCCTGTCGTTCCGTGTGCAACCGTCGGGCATTCTGGGTGGGCTTCGCGGGCCGCGCACGGTGCATCTGGACATCGTTGACTACCCTGGCGAATGGCTGCTGGACCTGGCGCTGCTGGACCTCAGCTATACCGAATGGGCGGCACAGGTGCTGGATCGGATTGCCGACCGTCCGCAAGCGGCAAGCTATCTGGGCATGGTGCAGGGGATCGACGCCGCCGCACCGCTGGACGAGATGGAGGCGAAACGCCTGGCGGGTGGATTTGCCGCTTATCTGACATCCGCACGCCAGGACGGCTATAGCGATTGCACCCCCGGTCGGTTCCTGCTGCCCGGTGATCTGGAGGGTAGCCCGGTTCTGACCTTCGCGCCCATTCTCCAGCCCGGTTCGACCCCGCGTAAAAGCCTGTGGCGCGAAATGGAGCGGCGTTTTGAAGCCTATAAATCCCGCGTTGTGAAACCGTTTTTTCGTGACCATTTTGCGAAAATCGACCGCCAGATCGTGCTGGTTGATGTGTTGGGGGCGATCCATTCGGGCCCCGCTGCGCTGGAAGACCTGCGCCGCGCCATGGCTGAAATCCTGACCGCCTTCCGCCCCGGTGCGAACGCTTTCCTCAGTTCGATCTTCCTTGGGCGGAGGGTGGAACGTATTCTTTTTGCCGCCACAAAGGCCGACCACCTGCATCACAGCCAGCATCCACGCCTGACGGCGATCACCGAGGCGCTTTTGCGCGAAGCTCGTGACCGGGCGGATTTTGCAGGCGCCAAGACCGCGGCCATGTCGATTGCCGCCCTGCGCACGACCGTTGAGGAACGCATGGAGCATGACGGGCAAATGCTGGATTGCGTAAGAGGCAGGCTCTTGGACAGCGGCAAGACCGCTGCATTCTATCCGGGTGCTTTGCCAGACGATCCCGCGCGTCTGTTGTCGCCCGCGCGAAAGGGGGCTGAGGCCTGGCTTGATGCGGATTACGAGGTGATGCGCTTCGCGCCTGCCGTGGTGTCGCTTAAGCCGGGTGAGGGGCCGCCCCATATCCGACTGGATAAAGCGGCAGAATTTTTGTTTGGGGATCGGCTATGA